A genomic window from Nicotiana sylvestris chromosome 11, ASM39365v2, whole genome shotgun sequence includes:
- the LOC104232390 gene encoding replication protein A 32 kDa subunit A-like produces MFGGSQLDSFSGGGFMPSQSTQGSDPSRTSAKSRDNPPLLPLTVKQISQAIQSSDEKSNFVIDGVDVNNVRLVGLAFKKSERVTDVTFTIDDGTGRIECTRWVNDAVDTKEVEEVSDGMYVRVHGHLKGFQGKTQLVIFAIRPITDYNEVATHYLECIYVHHCNRKPQSGLSVSAPGQTDVLAAVSAPLSGFSSSQLSGHLSIDGLKGIEKAVIDYLEQPSSLSQEKGIHWNEIAQQLKVPLEKIKEAIASLESEGLAYSTIDECHYKSTSA; encoded by the exons ATGTTCGGAGGCAGTCAATTGGACTCATTTTCTGGCGGAGGTTTTATGCCTTCTCAATCAACTCAAGGCTCCGATCCTTCACGCACTTCCGCTAAG AGTCGTGATAACCCACCTCTGCTTCCGCTAACAGTGAAACAGATAAGCCAAGCAATACAATCAAGTGATGAGAAATCTAACTTTGTTATTGATGGTGTCGATGTCAATAAT GTGAGATTGGTCGGATTGGCATTTAAAAAATCCGAGAGAGTGACAGATGTGACTTTTACAATTGATGATGGCACTGGTCGCATTGAATGCACTAGATG GGTGAATGATGCTGTGGATACCAAGGAAGTAGAGGAAGTATC GGATGGGATGTATGTGCGGGTCCACGGACACTTGAAAGGTTTTCAGGGTAAAACACAGCTAGTGATTTTTGCTATCAG ACCGATTACTGATTACAATGAAGTTGCTACACACTACCTTGAATGTATCTATGTCCATCACTGCAATAGGAAGCCACAG AGCGGTCTCTCTGTCTCCGCTCCCGGTCAAACTGATGTGCTTGCAGCAGTTAGTGCCCCTTTAAGTGGATTCAGTTCCAGTCAG TTGTCTGGACATTTGAGCATCGATGGGCTCAAGGGCATAGAGAAGGCAGTGATCGATTATTTGGAACAGCCGTCATCACT TTCACAGGAGAAAGGGATACACTGGAATGAAATTGCTCAACAACTTAAAGTTCCTCTGGAGAAAATCAA GGAAGCAATAGCATCTCTTGAATCGGAAGGGCTGGCTTACTctaccatcgatgaatgtcacTACAAGTCAACAAGTGCTTAA